The window AAATGATGGGCGGTGACCTGCCCTGGAACACCAAGCTGCTAATTTATATTTCAGATAATATATCCGCCAACCTGGACAAGGTGGGAATGGTCGTAGGTGGGCTGGTGGCAGTGGTGCTGATGGCCTATAAAATCCCTCAGACCCGTTTATTGATCGACCGCTACAAGATTAAGATTCCTCTGGTAGGATCTATTTTTCAGTATGGGCTTATTGTTTCCTTTGCCAAAACCTTTTCAATTCTTATCAGCAGCGGGGTTTCCATTGTGGAGGCCTTAAAGTGCACCCGGGACACCATCTCCAACAAAGCGCTGGTGGGTGATTTAGACAAAATTATCGAAAAGGTGCTCTACGGTGAAAACATCTCCGATCCCCTGTTGGCATCCCGGTCTTTTTTTCCTCCCATGGTTGGGAACATGGTCAAGGTTGGGGAAGAAACCGGTTTTGTGGATACTTCCCTTCTGACGGTGTCGGGAATCTATGAAAAAATGCTCCAGCTTAAAATTCAGCGCATGACCAGCCTCATTGAGCCGATATTGCTGATTGTGATGGGCGGTATGGTGGGTTTTATTGCGGCCGCGCTGATTGGAGGCATTATTTCTAGCTACAAAGTATAGTTAATGCCGGACGGGCTTTTACATGGTAGTTTTCGGGCCAATACTACCTAGCGTTGCCCGGTTTTTTTAATAGGGAAGCCCGGGAACAGCTCCCGGGTTTCTTGTGTTATAATAAAGGAAAATGCAGGAAGGGTTATTATATTTAGTAATAAGCTATTTGTGAGGTTGTTTAATGAAGCCAATCAATACCGACACAGAGGAAGAGATTAAAAAGGCCAAAAGACGAGCCTTGGCGGTACTGGCTTTATTTCCCTTGTCTTTTTTGACTCTGCTTGCTTATGGAATTTATTGGGGTTTTTTTGATATGAGCCACCTGCCAAAACAAGAATTGCTTACAGCGGTTGACTCACCGGACGGAGCTTATACGGTTAAAGCGTATTTATGCAACGCTGGGGCAACCACCGCTTATGCGGTTTTAGGGGAATTGCATTTTAATAAAGTAAATAAAAAACCAAAGAACATTTATTGGAATTACCGGGAAGAACATGCAAAAATAGAATGGATTGATCCGGATACGGTGGTTATTAACGGTCAAAGGCTTAAGGTTCCCGGTCAGTCTTACGATTATAGAAAAAATTAATATTTTAAATTGGACGCAGGGAAGTTTTGGGATGGGTTATAACTATAAAGTAAAGCGAGCGCCAGCTTTGTTTTTTTATACACTTTTGCTGGGATACCTCCTAATAAAGGGTACGCAATATAAAAGGGGCTTAGAGCAGGATTATGAGTTTCTTTCCGCTTTGTTTTTTTCCGTTTTATTTCCTGTTTTTATGGGTGTCTGTTTCGCCCTGCCCAACCTGCTGGATAACCTGCAAAGGCCTGGGAAGTGGCGGATTGACTGGGTAATATTATTTTCTGTGGGACTCCCGGCGCTTTATGCAACAACTGCTCCACTCCTTTATTTCACCCCTTTGGGTTATCTGATTCCCAGAACGGTAATTCTTACCTTAAGCCAGGCGACTCCCCGTGCGATTTGTGGAGTCGCTTTGGGATATATAATGGTTACATTGCTGGAAAAGAAAAATTCAGCGGAGTCAATGCCAAAGGGAACCGATGCGGAATCAAAGTACTGGACCGGAAAGGAGTAAGCATGGCTTTTTTAAAGGAAGTCCGGTTTAATTGGGACCAAGTCCAAAATAAAAAGGAATACCCCTTTAACATTCCTGCTTTACAGGAAATCCAAAGTTTAAACCTGGATTACAATGTGGTCTTTTTTGTGGGGGAGAACGGGACGGGAAAATCAACCCTGCTGGAAGCCCTGGCCCATAAATGCGGCTTTGCAACCATGGGCGGGGGAAGAAATAATATTTTAGAAGATCGGAGAGGGAATTTTTCTCTGGAGGAGATTTTGACCCTTTCCTGGTTTCCTAAAGTGGATAAAGGCTTTTTCTTAAGGGCCGAGAGCTTTTTTAATTTTGCCAACTATCTGGATGACATGGCCGAAGAGTTTGGGGGAATTATCTATGCTTCCTATGGAGGAAAACCCCTTCAGCAGCAATCCCATGGCGAGTCTTTTATCACCTTATTCCAGAACCGTTTTAAGCAAAAAGGCATCTATCTCCTGGATGAACCGGAAGCAGCCCTTTCTCCCCAACGTCAACTGGCCTTTCTAAGAACCATATGGGAGTTGGAACATACGGGAAAGGCTCAATTCATCATCGCCACCCATTCTCCCATTTTATTGTCTTATCCCAACAGTTGTATCCTGAGTTTTGATGAAAAGGCCCTAATGCCAAAGGAGTATCAGGACACCGAACACTTTCAGCTAACCAGAGATTTTTTAAATAATCCCAAGGCTTTCCTGGATAAATTGTTAAGGTAAACCATTACCGGCCCCACGGTAATGGTTTTTCTTTTGGTCCGTGAGGTGATCAATGGTTAAACAGAAGAAGCCTACAGGGTTCAGAAAGGATTAACTTATTTTACAATTTTGAATAAGGCTATGAAACCTTGCTTGTTTTAATTAAAATGCTTATTCTTTTGACATATGCTGGGAGTCAAGCCCTAATTTCAGGGTGAAAGAATATTAAAATAAGCACAAGTCGTAAACAATAAGTTTACACAAAAAATAGT is drawn from Desulforamulus ruminis DSM 2154 and contains these coding sequences:
- a CDS encoding AAA family ATPase → MAFLKEVRFNWDQVQNKKEYPFNIPALQEIQSLNLDYNVVFFVGENGTGKSTLLEALAHKCGFATMGGGRNNILEDRRGNFSLEEILTLSWFPKVDKGFFLRAESFFNFANYLDDMAEEFGGIIYASYGGKPLQQQSHGESFITLFQNRFKQKGIYLLDEPEAALSPQRQLAFLRTIWELEHTGKAQFIIATHSPILLSYPNSCILSFDEKALMPKEYQDTEHFQLTRDFLNNPKAFLDKLLR
- a CDS encoding DUF5412 domain-containing protein — its product is MKPINTDTEEEIKKAKRRALAVLALFPLSFLTLLAYGIYWGFFDMSHLPKQELLTAVDSPDGAYTVKAYLCNAGATTAYAVLGELHFNKVNKKPKNIYWNYREEHAKIEWIDPDTVVINGQRLKVPGQSYDYRKN